The sequence CTGAAAGCCCTGGGCGAACGCACCCTCACCCTCGATTGCGACGTGCTCCAAGCCGACGGCGGCACGCGCACTGCGGCCATCACCGGGGCCTTCGTGGCTGCCCAAGACGCGGTGAACCAGTTGCTCGCCAAGGGCCTGCTGAAAACCAACCCGATCCGCGACCATGTGGCAGCGGTGTCGGTGGGCATCGTGCAGGGCACGCCGCTGCTCGATTTGGAATACACCGAAGACTCGGCCTGCGACACCGACATGAACGTGGTGATGACCGGCGCCGGCCATTTCGTCGAAGTGCAAGGCACCGCCGAAGGCGTGGCGTTTACTCGCACTGAAATGGATCAACTGCTGCAACTGGCCGAAGCCGGCATCCAAACCCTGGTGCAAGCGCAAAAAGACGCGCTGGCCCAGCCGTTGGCCTGAGCCTCTGCGACCGAACTCGAACCGGAAAGGACCTGCGCATGCAACTCGTGCTGGCTTCGAACAAC is a genomic window of Vitreoscilla filiformis containing:
- the rph gene encoding ribonuclease PH, whose amino-acid sequence is MSFERSGVRAAHALRPVRITRGFTCHAEGSVLIEFGATRVLCTASVEERVPPHQKGTGEGWVTAEYGMLPRATHTRSSREAAKGKQTGRTQEIQRLIGRSLRAVFDLKALGERTLTLDCDVLQADGGTRTAAITGAFVAAQDAVNQLLAKGLLKTNPIRDHVAAVSVGIVQGTPLLDLEYTEDSACDTDMNVVMTGAGHFVEVQGTAEGVAFTRTEMDQLLQLAEAGIQTLVQAQKDALAQPLA